Within Bacteroidota bacterium, the genomic segment GACGGTTCCATGACTGCCGGGATGGCGTTTGAAGGACTAAACCATGCTGGTGTTGAGAATGCAAATTTACTTGTCGTGCTCAACGATAATTGCATGAGCATTGACCCCAATGTGGGAGCATTAAAAGATTATCTCACCGATATCACCGCCAGTGGTACTTATAATAAAGTAAAAGATGAGCTGTGGAATATCGCAGGGCATATAGACAAACTTGGGCCAAACGCTCAAAAGTTTGCCAGCAAATTGCGTAAAAGTATAAAAGCCCTTTTGCTTAAGCATAGTAATCTTTTTGAGAGTCTCAACTTCCGTTATTTTGGCCCAGTAGATGGGCACGATGTGCACCATTTGGTGGAAGTGATGCGTGATCTTAAAAAAATCCCGGGGCCAAAACTATTGCACGTATTAACCGTGAAAGGAAAAGGCTTTCCTTTGGCCGAAAAAGACCAGACCAAGTGGCATGCCCCTGGTTTGTTCGATAAAATATCGGGCGAGATTTATAAGAAAACCTATGAAGCCCCACAGCCGCCAAAATATCAAGACGTATTTGGCCATACCTTGGTTGAGCTTGCTGAAATGAATGATAAAATTGTAGGGATTACCCCAGCCATGCCTAGTGGCAGTTCCATGAATATTATGATGAAGGCAATGCCCGATCGTGCTTTTGATGTCGGCATTGCCGAACAACATGCAGTTACTTTTTCTGCGGGACTTGCTACACAGGGCATGTTGCCTTTTTGCAATATATATAGTTCGTTTATGCAACGTGCCTACGACCAAGTGGTTCACGATGTAGCTATACAAAAACTGAATGTTGTTTTTTGTCTCGACCGTGCAGGTATTGCAGGTGCCGATGGGCCTACCCACCATGGTGCATTGGACATCGCCTATATGCGTTGCGTACCGAATATGATAGTGAGTGCACCCATGAACGAAGAAGAATTGCGTAACTTGATGTATACAGCACAGCTGGGTAAATACGAAGGCCCTTTTACTAT encodes:
- the dxs gene encoding 1-deoxy-D-xylulose-5-phosphate synthase, which encodes MSYEIEPGKYLSKIQTPADLKKFKEKELVKVCSDLRQFIIDNVSINGGHFGASLGVVELTVALHYIFDTPYDQLVWDVGHQAYGHKILTGRRDMFHTNRIYKGLSGFPKRSESEYDTFGVGHSSTSISAALGMAVASKLKGEHDRQHIAVIGDGSMTAGMAFEGLNHAGVENANLLVVLNDNCMSIDPNVGALKDYLTDITASGTYNKVKDELWNIAGHIDKLGPNAQKFASKLRKSIKALLLKHSNLFESLNFRYFGPVDGHDVHHLVEVMRDLKKIPGPKLLHVLTVKGKGFPLAEKDQTKWHAPGLFDKISGEIYKKTYEAPQPPKYQDVFGHTLVELAEMNDKIVGITPAMPSGSSMNIMMKAMPDRAFDVGIAEQHAVTFSAGLATQGMLPFCNIYSSFMQRAYDQVVHDVAIQKLNVVFCLDRAGIAGADGPTHHGALDIAYMRCVPNMIVSAPMNEEELRNLMYTAQLGKYEGPFTIRYPRGNGVMADWRKPFAEIEIGKGRKLKDGSDVAIISLGHIGNYATKALEKLEESGHSVAHYDIRFVKPLDEELLHEVFSKFDKVITIEDGTIKGGMGSAVLEFMAENNYHSQVHIMGMPDNVIEHGEQDELYNECGYDTDAIISAVTNILVNV